Proteins encoded within one genomic window of Streptomyces sp. NBC_01314:
- a CDS encoding alpha/beta fold hydrolase — protein MAEFVSVPGGTIAYEAAGEGALVVLAHGMGDSRAAYRFVLPRLVAAGYRVAAVDLRGCGKSSAQWPSYSRTDIAGDLLAVIRHIDSGPAVLVGHSISGGAATIAAAQGSELVRGIIELGPFTRAQSIKLGDFRSKSYRKGAFRLLGASLFGSVGLWSRYLDHAYPGRKPADWTDRLADIEAMLGEPGRMRAMQKMGQSAPTDAGAQLGNVRCPALIVQGSLDPDWVDPRAEGEAIVAALPAGVGKLAVVEGAGHYPHDQYPEETMSLMLAFLEAHARA, from the coding sequence ATGGCCGAGTTTGTCTCCGTCCCGGGCGGCACCATCGCCTACGAGGCCGCTGGAGAAGGCGCGCTGGTGGTCCTGGCCCACGGCATGGGGGACAGCCGCGCGGCGTACAGGTTCGTCCTGCCGCGTCTGGTGGCGGCGGGGTATCGAGTGGCCGCGGTCGACCTGCGGGGCTGTGGCAAGTCGAGCGCGCAATGGCCTTCCTACTCGCGCACCGACATCGCGGGCGATCTGCTCGCGGTGATCCGCCACATCGACAGCGGCCCGGCCGTCCTGGTCGGCCACTCGATCTCCGGCGGCGCCGCCACCATCGCAGCCGCCCAGGGTTCCGAACTGGTCAGGGGCATCATCGAGCTGGGCCCCTTCACACGCGCGCAGTCGATCAAGCTCGGCGACTTCCGCTCGAAGAGCTACCGCAAGGGTGCCTTCCGGCTGCTCGGCGCCAGCCTGTTCGGCAGCGTGGGACTGTGGTCCCGCTACCTCGACCACGCCTACCCGGGCCGCAAGCCGGCGGACTGGACCGACCGGCTGGCCGACATCGAGGCGATGCTGGGCGAGCCCGGCCGGATGCGGGCGATGCAGAAGATGGGGCAGTCGGCGCCGACCGACGCCGGCGCCCAGTTGGGCAACGTACGGTGCCCTGCCCTGATCGTGCAGGGCTCGCTCGACCCCGACTGGGTCGATCCGCGCGCCGAGGGCGAGGCGATCGTGGCTGCGTTGCCGGCCGGTGTCGGAAAGCTCGCGGTGGTCGAGGGAGCCGGCCACTACCCGCACGACCAGTACCCCGAGGAGACAATGTCCCTGATGCTGGCCTTCCTGGAAGCGCACGCCCGTGCCTAG
- a CDS encoding putative quinol monooxygenase, with the protein MEKESIFVRVRFDVREQRNEEFEKLVVALCRQADDEPGTKSYRWFSAEDGSFLVIEEYVDSAAAMAHMENAAALLERLTKCAAIGSVELHGPIEPEFRKWVGSNPPPTTFTDFPGR; encoded by the coding sequence GTGGAAAAGGAAAGCATTTTCGTGCGCGTACGGTTCGATGTCCGAGAACAACGGAACGAAGAATTCGAGAAACTGGTGGTCGCGCTGTGCCGACAGGCAGACGACGAGCCAGGCACCAAAAGCTACCGGTGGTTCTCGGCCGAGGACGGCAGCTTTCTGGTGATCGAGGAGTACGTAGACTCCGCGGCGGCCATGGCGCACATGGAGAATGCGGCGGCACTGCTGGAACGTCTGACTAAATGCGCGGCAATTGGATCCGTGGAACTCCACGGGCCGATCGAGCCCGAGTTTCGGAAATGGGTGGGGTCGAATCCGCCGCCGACCACGTTCACGGATTTCCCGGGCCGCTGA
- a CDS encoding fumarylacetoacetate hydrolase family protein, which produces MKLLRLGAPGKERPAVRTEDGRLLDASAVTADIDGAFLGSGGLERLRAAVAETSLPELDPAGLRIGAPVARPGKVVCVGLNYRDHAAETGAAIPPRPVIFMKDPGTVVGPHDEVLIPRGSVKTDWEVELAVVIGRRARYLDGPEAARSVIAGYAVSHDVSEREFQLEYSSQWNLGKSCETFNPLGPWLVTADEVSDPQDLSLHLSVNGVKRQRGHTRDMIFPVEHIVSYLSQYMVLEPGDVINTGTPAGVALGLPGTPYLRAGDTVELAIDGLGGQRQTFAQA; this is translated from the coding sequence TTGAAACTGCTACGACTCGGCGCTCCCGGCAAGGAGCGGCCTGCCGTCCGTACCGAGGACGGTCGGCTGCTCGACGCATCTGCTGTCACCGCCGACATCGACGGCGCGTTCCTGGGCTCCGGGGGACTGGAGCGGCTGCGCGCCGCCGTGGCGGAGACGTCGTTGCCCGAGCTCGACCCTGCCGGTCTGCGGATCGGGGCGCCTGTCGCCCGTCCCGGCAAGGTCGTCTGCGTCGGCCTGAACTACCGCGACCACGCGGCCGAGACCGGCGCCGCGATACCTCCGCGTCCGGTGATCTTCATGAAGGACCCGGGGACCGTCGTCGGTCCGCACGACGAGGTGCTGATCCCGCGCGGCTCCGTGAAGACCGACTGGGAGGTGGAACTCGCGGTCGTCATAGGCCGCCGTGCGCGATACCTGGACGGACCGGAGGCCGCCCGGTCCGTGATCGCGGGCTACGCCGTCAGCCATGACGTCTCGGAACGTGAGTTCCAGCTGGAGTACTCCTCGCAGTGGAACCTCGGCAAGTCCTGCGAGACCTTCAACCCGCTCGGCCCGTGGCTGGTCACCGCGGACGAGGTCAGTGACCCGCAGGACCTCTCGCTGCACCTGAGCGTCAACGGTGTGAAGCGACAGCGGGGCCACACCCGCGACATGATCTTCCCGGTCGAACACATCGTGTCGTACCTGAGTCAGTACATGGTTCTGGAGCCCGGTGACGTGATCAACACCGGTACGCCCGCGGGTGTGGCCCTCGGTCTTCCCGGCACCCCCTACCTCCGCGCCGGTGACACGGTCGAACTCGCCATCGACGGACTCGGCGGCCAGCGCCAGACGTTCGCCCAAGCCTGA
- a CDS encoding WHG domain-containing protein, with the protein MPRAGLDTSAVVAAGAALADEVGWAGLTMGLLANRLGVRPPSLYKHVGSLNDLRHGISVQAKREFAHQLARECVGRSGPNAVRAFADSYRHWALEHPGRYAATLPAPAAGDEEDRRVSEAALQVLLDVLAGFGLPDARTVDSARALRSALHGFVTLEGADSFQMPRDATRSFHFLIDTLIAGFQADPPENASEG; encoded by the coding sequence GTGCCTAGGGCGGGCCTCGACACGAGCGCCGTCGTCGCGGCGGGAGCGGCGCTCGCCGACGAGGTCGGTTGGGCGGGCCTGACCATGGGTCTGCTGGCCAACAGGCTCGGAGTACGGCCGCCGTCCCTGTACAAGCACGTCGGCTCCCTGAACGACCTGCGGCACGGCATCTCCGTCCAGGCCAAGCGCGAATTCGCCCATCAGCTGGCCCGGGAGTGCGTCGGCCGCTCCGGCCCTAACGCGGTCCGGGCGTTCGCCGACAGCTACCGCCACTGGGCCCTGGAGCATCCCGGCCGCTACGCCGCCACCCTCCCCGCTCCGGCGGCCGGTGACGAGGAGGACCGCCGCGTCAGCGAAGCGGCGCTGCAGGTTCTGCTCGACGTCCTCGCCGGTTTCGGCTTGCCCGACGCGCGCACAGTCGACTCCGCACGGGCGCTGCGATCAGCACTTCACGGGTTCGTCACCCTTGAGGGCGCCGACAGCTTCCAGATGCCCCGCGACGCCACGCGGAGTTTCCACTTCCTCATCGACACCCTCATCGCCGGCTTCCAGGCCGACCCTCCTGAAAACGCCTCCGAAGGATGA
- a CDS encoding NAD(P)-dependent oxidoreductase, translating into MRILLFGATGMIGSRIAAEAGKRGHEVTGATRSGKDGTLAADASDVDTVARLAAGHDAVVLAVAPSRGGIEASESLLEVGRGVLHGVRRAGVRRLVVVGGAGILEVSPGVRVVDTPGFPEDFLPWTLAQVALFGLVQGNADDLEWTYLSPPAMVEPGERTGAYRIGDHQLLTDGEGNSHISTEDYAVAFVDELERGELTRRLAHVAY; encoded by the coding sequence ATGCGCATCCTACTGTTCGGAGCCACCGGAATGATCGGCAGCCGGATCGCTGCCGAGGCGGGCAAGCGGGGCCACGAGGTGACCGGTGCCACGCGCAGCGGGAAGGACGGCACCCTCGCGGCGGACGCGAGCGACGTCGACACCGTCGCGCGCCTGGCGGCCGGCCACGACGCGGTGGTCCTGGCGGTGGCACCATCACGAGGCGGCATCGAGGCCTCCGAGTCGTTGCTGGAGGTGGGCCGCGGCGTACTGCACGGCGTACGCAGGGCCGGGGTGCGTCGCCTGGTGGTGGTGGGCGGCGCGGGCATCCTGGAGGTCTCCCCCGGTGTACGGGTCGTCGACACGCCTGGGTTCCCTGAGGACTTCCTGCCGTGGACCCTCGCCCAGGTGGCGCTGTTCGGCCTTGTCCAGGGGAACGCCGACGACCTGGAATGGACCTACCTCTCCCCGCCCGCGATGGTCGAGCCGGGCGAGCGCACGGGCGCGTACCGGATAGGCGATCACCAACTGCTCACCGACGGCGAGGGCAACAGCCACATCAGCACCGAGGACTACGCCGTCGCTTTCGTCGACGAGTTGGAGAGGGGCGAGCTCACCCGCCGCCTCGCCCACGTCGCGTACTGA
- a CDS encoding ABC transporter permease gives MSATTDLTDPSATVAEKQPAAATASRRGLDLGRFRDLSLVPAILVLGLIGVIVSPAFLTADNLIGVAQQSTELSLLVLATALILICGRMDLSLESTIGVAPVIAVWLVLPTSGGRFTGLGMFPEWTAIPLCLLVGALIGAVNGFLILKLRLNGFIVTLGGLTMLRGLQVALSEGQSIVDLPSSFTYLGRASWLGVPAAIWICALLFALGGSALTWLRHGRALYAIGGNPEAARTAGIRVNRIVWIVLILGSVLAAFAGILYSGHYGSVSATQGSGWIFQVFAATVIGGVSLNGGKGSIFGALTGVLTLQLVVNVMTLAGVPPLWNQFLNGAIIIVALIISRFASGEKQE, from the coding sequence ATGTCCGCCACCACAGATCTCACCGATCCCTCAGCGACCGTGGCGGAGAAGCAGCCCGCTGCGGCGACCGCATCCCGCCGCGGGCTCGACCTCGGAAGATTCCGTGACCTGTCGCTCGTCCCCGCCATCCTCGTGCTGGGCCTGATCGGCGTCATCGTCTCGCCGGCCTTCCTCACCGCCGACAACCTCATCGGAGTGGCCCAGCAGTCCACGGAGCTGAGCCTCCTGGTCCTCGCCACCGCACTGATCCTCATCTGCGGACGGATGGACCTGTCGCTGGAGTCCACGATCGGTGTGGCGCCCGTCATCGCCGTATGGCTGGTGCTCCCCACCTCCGGAGGACGCTTCACAGGGCTCGGGATGTTCCCCGAATGGACGGCCATACCGCTGTGCCTGCTCGTCGGAGCGCTGATCGGCGCCGTCAACGGCTTCCTCATCCTCAAGCTCCGCCTGAACGGCTTCATCGTCACCCTCGGCGGCCTCACCATGCTCCGCGGCCTTCAGGTGGCGCTGTCCGAGGGACAGTCCATCGTGGACCTGCCCTCGTCCTTCACCTACCTCGGCAGGGCGTCCTGGCTGGGCGTGCCGGCGGCCATCTGGATCTGCGCGCTGCTGTTTGCCCTCGGCGGTAGCGCACTGACCTGGCTGCGCCACGGCCGGGCGCTGTACGCGATCGGCGGCAATCCCGAGGCCGCCCGTACGGCCGGCATCCGCGTCAACCGGATCGTGTGGATCGTCCTCATCCTCGGCAGCGTCCTCGCCGCCTTCGCCGGCATCCTCTACAGCGGGCACTACGGCTCCGTCTCCGCGACCCAGGGCAGCGGCTGGATCTTCCAGGTCTTCGCCGCGACCGTCATCGGCGGGGTCAGCCTCAACGGCGGCAAGGGCTCGATCTTCGGCGCGCTCACCGGCGTCCTCACCCTGCAACTGGTCGTCAACGTCATGACGCTGGCGGGTGTACCCCCCCTGTGGAACCAGTTCCTCAACGGCGCGATCATCATCGTCGCGCTGATCATCTCCCGCTTCGCCTCCGGCGAGAAGCAGGAGTAG
- a CDS encoding sugar ABC transporter substrate-binding protein, which produces MKLARTRSTAAVATAVLAVLALATACNRENTASTQASGDKPAIGIDLPRSDSDFWNSYADYVKKDIDKDGIKALPLSNSQNDVTKLVANVQVFENTGAKAVVMAPQDTGAIASTLDTLASKKIPVVSVDTRPDKGDVYMVVRADNKAYGTKACEFLGKQLKGKGKVAEFQGALDSINGRDRSEAFAACMKEKFPKIKVFELPTDWKGDVASAKLQSLLAQHPDLNGIYMQAGGVFLQPTLALLEQKGLLKPAGEKGHISIISNDGIPQEFDAIRKGQIDATISQPADLYAKYALFYAQAAAEGKTFKPGPTDHDSTIIKLPNGLEDQLPAPLVTKDNVDDKSLWGNNISQ; this is translated from the coding sequence ATGAAGCTCGCTCGTACTCGCTCCACCGCCGCAGTCGCCACCGCCGTCCTGGCGGTGCTGGCCCTCGCCACCGCCTGCAACCGGGAGAACACGGCCTCCACGCAGGCGTCAGGCGACAAGCCGGCCATCGGCATCGACCTGCCCCGTTCGGACTCCGACTTCTGGAACTCCTACGCGGACTACGTCAAGAAGGACATCGACAAGGACGGCATCAAGGCACTGCCGCTGAGCAACTCGCAGAACGACGTCACCAAGCTGGTCGCCAACGTCCAGGTCTTCGAGAACACGGGCGCCAAGGCCGTCGTCATGGCCCCGCAGGACACCGGCGCGATCGCCTCCACCCTCGACACCCTCGCGTCGAAGAAGATCCCCGTGGTCAGCGTCGACACCAGGCCCGACAAGGGTGACGTCTACATGGTCGTGCGCGCCGACAACAAGGCGTACGGCACCAAGGCCTGCGAGTTCCTCGGCAAGCAGCTCAAGGGCAAGGGCAAGGTGGCCGAGTTCCAGGGCGCCCTGGACTCCATCAACGGGCGCGACCGTTCCGAGGCGTTCGCCGCCTGCATGAAGGAGAAGTTCCCCAAGATCAAGGTCTTCGAGCTGCCCACCGACTGGAAGGGCGACGTCGCCTCGGCCAAGCTGCAGAGCCTGCTCGCCCAGCACCCCGACCTCAACGGCATCTACATGCAGGCGGGCGGCGTCTTCCTGCAGCCGACCCTGGCACTGCTGGAGCAGAAGGGCCTGCTCAAGCCGGCCGGTGAGAAGGGCCACATCAGCATCATCTCCAACGACGGAATCCCGCAGGAGTTCGACGCGATCCGCAAGGGCCAGATCGACGCGACCATCTCCCAGCCCGCCGACCTCTACGCCAAATACGCCCTCTTCTACGCACAGGCCGCGGCCGAGGGCAAGACGTTCAAGCCGGGCCCGACCGACCACGACTCCACGATCATCAAGCTCCCCAACGGCCTGGAGGACCAGCTGCCCGCGCCGCTGGTGACCAAGGACAACGTGGACGACAAGTCCCTGTGGGGAAACAACATCAGCCAGTGA
- a CDS encoding nuclear transport factor 2 family protein, whose protein sequence is MLKLVDINDHQAVRNLNNIVNLHEVMINQRRPAEAVAQFLDPGYIQHDPLLTTGAEGLSSFFDDVLKDRPHARWVGHRIIAVDDYVWVHSNFLNLFNDDSDDTGIAGADIFKMNAEGKAIEHWEVLQIVGTPENAAPWFAPDLPALNKNGLF, encoded by the coding sequence ATGCTTAAATTGGTCGATATCAATGATCATCAAGCCGTTCGCAACCTGAACAACATCGTGAACCTTCACGAAGTGATGATCAACCAGAGGCGGCCGGCGGAAGCCGTGGCGCAGTTCCTGGACCCGGGTTACATCCAGCACGACCCTCTCCTCACCACTGGCGCGGAAGGCTTGTCGAGTTTCTTCGACGATGTCCTCAAGGACCGCCCGCACGCTCGTTGGGTGGGGCATCGCATCATCGCGGTGGATGACTACGTGTGGGTTCACTCGAACTTTCTCAATCTCTTCAACGACGATTCGGACGACACGGGGATCGCCGGCGCGGACATTTTCAAGATGAACGCCGAAGGAAAGGCGATCGAGCACTGGGAGGTCCTACAGATCGTAGGTACTCCGGAAAACGCTGCGCCCTGGTTTGCGCCGGATCTTCCGGCTCTCAACAAGAACGGGCTCTTCTGA
- a CDS encoding GDSL-type esterase/lipase family protein — MADSSAAWIATHRSAVISPHKDFTLFELRGFADQTVRQPLRIAGGGEALRIRLSNRYGKEPLEIAGAHLARRTEASAIVPASDTVLRFAGADTVTIGVGDEVVSDPVEQKVSAGEELVLSLYLPHDTGLTTYSAVPYDIGYAAPGNQLTAASFTAAEELATGHFLTGIDVLAPEGTAIAVAFGDSWIEGFATTPGADNSFPAQLGRRLPHGWIVNQGISGNRLLTDGIGEHLLARLEHDVLDVPGVSHVLIHIGLNDLGVPGTQSFPEPPVLPALDDLIAGYTMLADRIHAAGLVAVAATLGPYEGTVYDGVDTPAGQALRHRINDWLLGPDQPFDAVLDIAAAVADPERPERIREEYNSGDGLHVNDAGAKAIADAVDLSLLRLGN, encoded by the coding sequence ATGGCCGATTCGTCCGCCGCCTGGATCGCCACCCACCGATCCGCTGTCATTAGTCCCCATAAGGACTTCACACTCTTCGAACTTCGCGGATTCGCCGACCAGACCGTACGTCAGCCGCTGCGAATCGCCGGCGGAGGTGAGGCCCTGCGTATACGCCTCAGCAACCGTTACGGAAAAGAGCCACTGGAGATAGCCGGCGCACACCTCGCCAGGCGCACCGAAGCAAGCGCGATCGTCCCCGCGAGCGACACCGTGCTGCGCTTCGCGGGCGCCGACACTGTCACGATCGGCGTGGGAGACGAGGTCGTCAGCGACCCCGTCGAGCAGAAGGTGAGCGCGGGGGAAGAACTCGTCCTCAGCCTCTATCTCCCGCACGACACGGGCTTGACCACCTACTCGGCGGTCCCCTACGACATCGGTTACGCGGCCCCCGGCAACCAGCTCACCGCCGCGTCCTTCACCGCCGCCGAGGAACTGGCCACCGGGCACTTCCTCACCGGTATCGACGTTCTCGCTCCGGAAGGCACCGCCATCGCCGTGGCCTTCGGGGACTCCTGGATCGAAGGCTTCGCCACCACGCCCGGCGCCGACAACAGCTTCCCCGCTCAGCTCGGCCGTCGCCTCCCCCACGGGTGGATCGTCAACCAGGGCATCTCCGGCAACCGGCTCCTCACCGACGGCATCGGCGAACACCTCCTGGCCCGTCTCGAACACGATGTGCTCGACGTGCCCGGCGTCAGCCACGTCCTCATCCACATCGGTCTCAACGACCTGGGCGTGCCAGGCACCCAGTCCTTCCCCGAACCCCCGGTCCTGCCGGCCCTCGACGACCTCATCGCCGGGTACACCATGCTTGCCGACCGCATCCACGCCGCCGGCCTCGTCGCCGTCGCAGCCACACTTGGCCCCTACGAGGGAACGGTGTACGACGGTGTCGACACCCCGGCCGGTCAGGCCCTGCGCCACCGGATCAACGACTGGCTGCTCGGCCCCGACCAGCCCTTCGACGCCGTCCTCGACATCGCCGCCGCGGTCGCCGACCCGGAGCGACCCGAGCGGATCCGCGAGGAGTACAACAGCGGCGACGGTCTCCACGTCAACGACGCCGGCGCGAAAGCCATCGCCGACGCCGTCGACCTGTCCTTGCTGCGGCTCGGAAACTAG
- a CDS encoding winged helix-turn-helix transcriptional regulator, translating into MKAAANDSDICCPPRLVLDRIGDKWSVLIVLNLRDGPKRFSELRELLHHVTPKVLTHTLRGMERDGLVTRTVFAEVPPRVEYELTPLGHSLGPVMEPINAWAAKHVDEVLSLRKAHDARFADEFVG; encoded by the coding sequence ATGAAGGCTGCCGCCAACGACTCGGACATCTGCTGCCCGCCTCGGCTGGTGCTCGACCGCATCGGTGACAAATGGTCGGTGCTGATCGTGCTGAACCTGCGCGACGGACCCAAGCGGTTCAGCGAACTACGCGAACTGCTTCATCACGTGACGCCCAAGGTCCTCACTCACACACTGCGGGGGATGGAACGCGACGGCCTCGTCACCCGGACGGTCTTCGCTGAGGTCCCGCCCCGCGTGGAGTACGAACTGACTCCGCTGGGCCACTCCTTGGGGCCCGTCATGGAGCCGATCAACGCCTGGGCCGCAAAACACGTGGACGAGGTTCTGTCCTTGCGCAAGGCCCACGACGCCCGCTTCGCGGACGAGTTCGTGGGCTAG
- a CDS encoding NAD(P)-dependent oxidoreductase: MRIVLFGATGMIGSQVAAEAGGRGHEITGVTRGGKGGTRAADASAPDTVARLVAGHDAVVLAVSPPRGGNESTESLLEVGRGVLDGVRKAKVGRLVVVGGSGAVEVAPGVRAVDATGFPEELLPRALAQIALLELIRDSADDLEWSYVSPPMVLEPGVRTGVYRTGGGQFLVDSKGDSRISIKDYAIALVDELEKGAQIHHPIHVAY, encoded by the coding sequence ATGCGGATCGTGTTGTTCGGAGCCACTGGGATGATCGGCAGCCAGGTCGCCGCCGAAGCGGGCGGACGGGGGCACGAGATCACCGGCGTCACCCGCGGCGGGAAGGGCGGCACCCGGGCGGCGGACGCGAGCGCCCCGGATACCGTCGCGCGCTTGGTGGCCGGGCACGACGCGGTGGTGCTGGCGGTGTCGCCGCCACGTGGCGGCAACGAGTCCACCGAGTCACTCCTGGAGGTGGGCCGGGGCGTACTGGACGGAGTCCGCAAGGCCAAGGTAGGCCGCCTGGTCGTGGTCGGCGGCTCGGGCGCCGTCGAGGTGGCGCCAGGTGTACGGGCCGTCGACGCCACCGGGTTCCCCGAGGAGTTGCTGCCGCGCGCACTCGCCCAAATCGCACTGCTCGAACTCATCCGGGACAGCGCCGATGACCTGGAGTGGAGCTACGTCTCCCCGCCCATGGTGCTGGAGCCCGGTGTGCGCACCGGTGTCTACCGGACAGGCGGTGGCCAGTTCCTCGTCGACAGCAAGGGCGACAGCCGGATCAGCATCAAGGACTACGCGATCGCCCTTGTCGACGAGCTGGAGAAGGGGGCACAAATCCACCACCCCATCCACGTCGCATATTGA
- a CDS encoding sugar ABC transporter ATP-binding protein produces the protein MADTATAPANGTGGPAPVAEATGISKRFGATVALRDARITIAPGESHALVGRNGAGKSTLVSILTGLQQPDTGSLRFAGEAAPVLGDTEAWRSRVACVYQRSTIIQELSVAENLFLDRQSPAALRPIRWKQLRQRAGQLLGEYGVDIDPAARARDLTVEQRQFIEIARALFFGARFIILDEPTAKLDARGIGRLFDKLRDLQRQGVAFLFISHHLQEVYDLCTTVTVYRDAAHILTAPVAELGHQALVEAMTGERAAGAAAVGATPPRTDAEELLTIEGLTLSDACRDLSLSVRAGEVVGLAGAAASGNVQLGETVAGLHRPDAGRISVGGRQVRTGSVPGALAAGVGLIPEDRHLQGLVNNRSVAENATLTVTDQLGPFGTVLPSRTRSFAQRMIQDLDIKTPGMTTPVSALSGGNQQKVVVARALATEPQVLVAIRPTNGVDVKSKEFLLGRIRQVADGGRAALIVSDELDDLKVCDRVMVMFHGRVVAEFDRGWKDEHLVAAMEGVSGTPAASLPEQTHEHGR, from the coding sequence ATGGCGGACACCGCGACCGCCCCGGCGAACGGCACGGGCGGCCCGGCCCCGGTGGCCGAGGCGACCGGCATCAGTAAACGGTTCGGCGCCACCGTCGCGCTGCGCGACGCCCGTATCACCATCGCCCCGGGAGAGTCGCACGCGCTCGTCGGCCGCAACGGCGCGGGCAAGTCCACACTCGTGTCCATCCTCACCGGTCTCCAGCAGCCCGACACCGGATCGCTGCGCTTCGCGGGCGAAGCGGCACCCGTCCTCGGCGACACCGAAGCCTGGCGTTCCCGTGTCGCCTGCGTCTACCAGCGCTCCACGATCATCCAAGAGCTGAGCGTGGCGGAGAACCTCTTCCTGGACCGGCAGAGCCCCGCCGCGCTGAGGCCCATCCGCTGGAAGCAGCTGCGGCAGCGGGCCGGGCAACTGCTCGGCGAGTACGGGGTGGACATCGACCCCGCCGCCCGGGCCAGGGACCTCACCGTCGAACAACGGCAGTTCATCGAGATCGCGCGGGCCCTGTTCTTCGGCGCCCGGTTCATCATCCTCGACGAGCCGACCGCGAAGCTGGACGCCCGCGGAATAGGTCGCCTCTTCGACAAGCTCCGCGACCTTCAGCGGCAGGGCGTCGCCTTCCTCTTCATCTCCCACCATCTGCAGGAGGTCTACGACCTCTGCACCACGGTCACCGTCTACCGCGACGCGGCGCACATCCTGACCGCCCCCGTGGCCGAACTCGGCCACCAGGCACTGGTGGAAGCCATGACCGGTGAGAGGGCCGCCGGGGCGGCCGCGGTCGGCGCCACGCCCCCGCGGACCGACGCGGAGGAGCTGCTGACGATTGAGGGCCTGACCCTGTCCGACGCCTGCCGGGACCTGTCCCTGTCCGTGCGGGCGGGCGAAGTGGTGGGACTGGCCGGTGCCGCCGCCAGCGGAAACGTACAGCTCGGGGAGACCGTCGCCGGTCTGCACCGCCCCGACGCCGGCCGGATCTCGGTGGGCGGCCGCCAGGTCCGTACCGGCAGTGTGCCGGGGGCGCTCGCAGCGGGGGTCGGCCTGATCCCCGAGGACCGCCACCTCCAGGGCCTGGTCAACAACCGCAGTGTCGCGGAGAACGCGACCCTGACCGTCACCGACCAGCTGGGGCCGTTCGGCACCGTACTGCCCTCACGCACCAGGTCCTTCGCCCAGCGCATGATCCAGGACCTCGACATCAAGACCCCCGGTATGACGACCCCGGTCTCCGCCCTGTCCGGCGGCAACCAGCAGAAGGTCGTCGTCGCCCGCGCGCTGGCCACCGAACCCCAGGTCCTGGTGGCCATCCGGCCCACCAACGGAGTGGACGTCAAGTCCAAGGAGTTCCTCCTCGGCCGGATCCGCCAGGTCGCCGACGGCGGAAGGGCGGCCCTGATCGTCTCGGACGAGCTGGACGACCTCAAGGTGTGCGACCGGGTGATGGTCATGTTCCACGGACGCGTGGTCGCGGAGTTCGACCGCGGCTGGAAGGACGAACACCTGGTCGCCGCCATGGAAGGCGTCTCGGGAACGCCCGCCGCATCCCTCCCCGAACAGACCCATGAGCACGGAAGGTAG